One segment of Salinibaculum sp. SYNS191 DNA contains the following:
- a CDS encoding twin-arginine translocation signal domain-containing protein gives MLSRREFLTTIATGGAVAGAGTVTASQLDPYETQPDFVTISYDEDFLSEYQPRLVTRTLDVKPSKMYAWRVDSTERSTTMACYWTYYVTQQGLSGADSHLYDREPVYVEVDETGAIESVHVDGYHYLLKSYPSAVPTTGETHPTLKAVNPYHFYVATTEVGETVDLADMHDRYGPWIRNGWNVHEPAVLNPWKVKSRKHWWPDGTFGYSRRAFYWDTLLGISQSTGIDVRGAQESDLT, from the coding sequence ATGCTCTCACGCCGCGAGTTCCTGACGACCATCGCCACCGGCGGGGCCGTCGCCGGCGCTGGAACAGTCACGGCCAGCCAACTCGATCCCTACGAGACCCAGCCGGACTTCGTGACGATCTCCTACGACGAGGACTTCCTCTCAGAGTACCAGCCGCGGCTGGTCACGCGAACGCTGGATGTCAAGCCCTCGAAGATGTACGCCTGGCGCGTCGACTCGACGGAGAGGAGTACCACGATGGCCTGCTACTGGACGTACTACGTTACTCAGCAAGGACTCTCTGGCGCAGACTCACACCTGTACGACCGGGAGCCCGTCTACGTCGAGGTCGACGAGACGGGAGCGATCGAATCCGTACACGTCGACGGCTACCACTACCTGCTCAAGTCATATCCGAGCGCAGTACCGACGACTGGCGAGACGCACCCCACACTCAAAGCGGTCAACCCGTATCACTTCTACGTCGCGACGACAGAGGTGGGCGAGACGGTCGACCTCGCGGACATGCACGACCGCTACGGCCCGTGGATCCGCAACGGCTGGAATGTCCACGAACCGGCCGTGCTCAACCCTTGGAAAGTCAAGTCGCGGAAGCACTGGTGGCCTGACGGCACGTTCGGGTACTCTCGACGGGCCTTCTACTGGGACACGCTGCTGGGGATCTCACAGTCGACCGGCATCGACGTGCGCGGCGCACAGGAGAGTGACCTGACATGA
- a CDS encoding type IV pilin N-terminal domain-containing protein, which produces MRLRETIRELHSGEDRAVSPVIGVILMVAITVILAAVIASFVLGLGPSEAAPSAQFEFEEINTDDGVTIKIAHQSGDTIDPATLVTRGSFNNSAGNYVGSPDGSNGVNWTDSANTGSVLADISVSGNEISSGDYMSVNVTSGWDLSVVWEKDDQSSEIASQEA; this is translated from the coding sequence ATGAGATTACGCGAAACAATCCGGGAGTTGCATAGCGGAGAAGATAGGGCAGTCAGTCCAGTGATCGGTGTGATACTGATGGTCGCCATCACTGTGATCCTGGCTGCGGTCATCGCGTCGTTCGTGCTCGGGCTCGGCCCAAGCGAGGCCGCGCCAAGTGCGCAGTTTGAGTTTGAAGAAATCAATACCGACGACGGGGTCACGATCAAAATAGCCCACCAGAGTGGCGACACAATCGATCCAGCCACCTTAGTGACTCGTGGTAGCTTCAATAACAGTGCTGGTAATTATGTCGGTTCACCAGACGGATCAAATGGAGTCAACTGGACAGACAGCGCCAATACAGGCAGTGTATTAGCTGATATATCCGTAAGCGGGAATGAAATCTCCTCTGGAGATTACATGAGTGTTAACGTCACATCAGGCTGGGACCTCTCAGTCGTCTGGGAGAAGGACGACCAGTCCAGTGAGATAGCCTCACAAGAAGCCTAA
- a CDS encoding S8 family peptidase: protein MNSRAIALAALMLVSTVTVPVTAADGSSDIVEYGTDGQPSFLVTYDDGEFASLQAWAESAPGYSIVENATADNTAVVSGPRYEVVAPTLLQNPLVALGGGTIAPMPLQSRSYVQSVDPNYRHALPEPVGALASESDYEAPRSDWLVDGGFNTDGIAFDGDANQSTIGAVATDLNADQVAADGSGVRVAVLDTGANVVNGTDDPLYGQRIVGARNFVTDQPAVASNDYANVSDGNGHGSWVLSSMAANATNNTYDGIALGADYLVGKTLADDGSGSTADIVDGIYWAEAQDADLLSMSLGSAVYDESLADALRHFVAGNGTAAFIAVGNSRMTRPAQIASPSDVPEPGIVSVAATNATNASQAGPAYFSQTGSDNGYSDLSSGTTRGAGPDIAGPGMRVTVPVFSADGYRRNETLSGTSMSTPIVAAVGTLSLDARPDLENDTDAFVSAVTNTTRPIPLAGTTEVGAGMVDAAKLVADNTSGTSQTDARTEPAQRRDQANRSLGLDWRFQALRRIQVGI, encoded by the coding sequence ATGAACAGTCGCGCAATCGCCCTCGCCGCGCTCATGCTCGTCTCGACAGTCACCGTCCCGGTGACCGCGGCCGACGGCAGCAGCGACATCGTCGAATACGGCACCGACGGGCAACCCTCGTTCCTCGTGACCTACGACGACGGCGAGTTCGCGAGTCTGCAGGCCTGGGCTGAATCGGCACCCGGCTACAGCATTGTGGAGAACGCGACTGCTGACAACACGGCAGTCGTCTCCGGGCCGCGCTACGAGGTCGTCGCACCGACACTCCTGCAGAACCCACTGGTCGCCCTCGGCGGCGGAACGATCGCCCCGATGCCACTCCAATCGCGCTCGTACGTCCAGTCGGTCGACCCGAACTACCGGCATGCACTCCCAGAGCCAGTCGGCGCGCTCGCCAGCGAGAGTGATTACGAAGCCCCGCGGTCGGACTGGCTGGTCGACGGTGGCTTCAACACCGACGGCATCGCGTTCGACGGCGACGCGAATCAGTCGACCATCGGCGCAGTCGCGACCGACCTCAACGCCGACCAGGTTGCAGCCGACGGCAGCGGCGTCCGCGTCGCCGTCCTCGACACGGGGGCGAACGTCGTCAACGGCACCGACGACCCGCTGTACGGCCAACGCATCGTCGGTGCTCGCAACTTCGTCACCGACCAGCCCGCCGTCGCGAGCAACGACTACGCGAACGTGTCTGACGGCAACGGACACGGTAGCTGGGTCCTTTCCTCGATGGCCGCAAACGCCACGAACAACACGTACGACGGCATCGCTCTCGGCGCGGACTATCTCGTCGGCAAGACGCTCGCCGACGACGGCAGCGGGTCGACCGCGGATATCGTCGACGGCATCTACTGGGCTGAGGCACAGGACGCGGACCTCCTCTCGATGTCGCTCGGGAGTGCCGTCTACGACGAGTCGCTGGCCGATGCCTTGCGACACTTCGTCGCCGGCAACGGCACCGCGGCGTTCATCGCGGTCGGGAACTCCCGCATGACGCGGCCAGCCCAGATTGCCTCGCCGTCGGACGTCCCCGAACCAGGCATCGTCTCCGTCGCGGCGACCAACGCGACCAATGCCTCACAGGCTGGGCCGGCGTACTTCTCACAGACTGGCTCGGACAACGGTTATTCGGACCTCTCGTCCGGGACCACTCGCGGCGCTGGCCCTGATATCGCCGGGCCAGGGATGCGCGTCACGGTGCCGGTCTTCAGCGCGGACGGCTACCGGCGCAACGAGACACTGTCGGGCACGTCGATGAGCACGCCCATCGTCGCGGCGGTCGGAACACTCAGCCTCGATGCCCGGCCAGATCTGGAGAACGACACCGACGCGTTCGTGTCGGCGGTTACGAACACGACGCGGCCGATCCCACTGGCCGGGACGACGGAGGTCGGCGCGGGAATGGTCGACGCCGCGAAGCTCGTCGCCGACAACACGTCGGGAACCAGCCAGACCGATGCTCGGACAGAGCCTGCACAACGGAGAGACCAGGCCAACCGCTCGCTGGGGCTCGACTGGCGCTTCCAGGCACTGCGCCGTATCCAGGTAGGGATCTAA